In one window of Mobiluncus massiliensis DNA:
- the atpB gene encoding F0F1 ATP synthase subunit A: MGVQLTLMSALMPNLVPATDDSFHAPTIMDLFPPVVAFAGTPFAIDRVMMIRLIMTLLLVLCLVLYATRAKLIPGRAQYVMEFGFKFCQENIAEEVIGKEIGRKYTPIVTSVFFSVLFMNIAGIIPGFNLAGSSKPGFPLLLAVFAWFVFIYAGIRETGVGQFFKSSLFPPGVPWPLYLLLTPIEAISTFIIRPFTLFVRLLANMIAGHFLLALTLSATNYFLFAHLSALSPIGILTFAAAFAFTLFEILVAFLQAYIFAILTAVYVNLSVHAH, translated from the coding sequence ATGGGAGTGCAGTTGACGCTCATGTCGGCATTGATGCCGAATTTGGTTCCCGCTACAGATGACTCGTTCCATGCCCCCACCATTATGGACTTGTTCCCCCCGGTCGTTGCTTTCGCCGGAACTCCTTTCGCTATCGACCGTGTCATGATGATTCGTCTCATCATGACGCTGCTGCTGGTGCTGTGTCTGGTGCTGTACGCCACGCGGGCCAAGCTCATCCCGGGACGCGCCCAGTACGTGATGGAGTTCGGGTTCAAATTCTGCCAGGAAAACATCGCTGAGGAAGTCATCGGCAAGGAAATCGGGCGCAAATACACGCCCATCGTGACTTCCGTATTCTTCTCGGTCTTGTTCATGAACATTGCGGGTATCATTCCGGGCTTTAACCTGGCTGGTTCCTCAAAACCGGGCTTCCCGTTGCTGTTAGCGGTGTTTGCCTGGTTTGTTTTCATTTACGCCGGAATTCGCGAGACCGGTGTAGGCCAGTTCTTTAAGTCCTCGCTGTTCCCGCCGGGTGTGCCGTGGCCGCTGTATCTCCTGCTGACCCCGATTGAGGCGATTTCCACCTTTATCATTCGCCCGTTCACCCTGTTCGTCCGGTTGCTGGCCAACATGATTGCCGGCCACTTCCTGCTGGCTTTGACCCTGAGCGCCACGAACTACTTCCTCTTTGCGCATCTCTCGGCGCTGTCCCCGATAGGAATCCTGACTTTTGCGGCAGCTTTCGCGTTTACCCTGTTTGAAATCCTGGTGGCTTTCCTGCAGGCATACATTTTCGCGATTCTGACCGCGGTGTACGTGAACCTCTCCGTACACGCACATTAG
- the atpE gene encoding ATP synthase F0 subunit C: protein MTGSALVLATIGYGLAAIGPGIGLGILIGHTQDAIARQPELSGKLTTNMFIGIAFVEALALIGLVTGFLFR from the coding sequence ATGACTGGAAGTGCACTTGTTCTCGCAACCATCGGCTATGGTCTGGCCGCTATTGGACCTGGCATTGGCTTGGGCATTCTGATTGGTCACACTCAGGACGCTATTGCCCGCCAGCCGGAACTGTCCGGAAAGCTCACCACTAACATGTTCATCGGTATCGCCTTCGTCGAAGCCTTGGCTTTGATCGGTTTGGTGACGGGCTTCCTGTTCCGGTAA
- a CDS encoding F0F1 ATP synthase subunit B: MLGTLVSLVAKAGDTPNPMLPETYDIVWSAVIFVVILVVVVKVALPKYNGLVQERADKLQEGLDATAKAQADSQAAAQRIESELRDAKEEAAQIRNKANAQAEDIVSRATERADQEAKRIIEQAQRQIAAERAAAEASLRQDVGDLATQLAEKIVGEQLKDEALSSRVVDRFLDELEAQPVA; the protein is encoded by the coding sequence ATGTTAGGCACTTTAGTATCACTAGTAGCTAAGGCGGGCGATACCCCGAACCCTATGCTGCCAGAGACTTACGACATCGTTTGGTCGGCGGTCATCTTCGTGGTCATCTTGGTGGTGGTTGTGAAGGTCGCTCTGCCGAAGTACAACGGACTGGTGCAGGAGCGTGCCGACAAGCTCCAAGAGGGCTTGGATGCCACGGCCAAGGCACAGGCGGACTCGCAGGCCGCGGCGCAGCGGATTGAATCCGAACTGCGTGACGCAAAGGAAGAAGCCGCGCAAATCCGCAACAAAGCCAACGCCCAAGCGGAGGACATCGTCTCCCGCGCCACCGAACGCGCTGATCAAGAAGCTAAGCGCATTATCGAGCAGGCTCAGCGCCAGATTGCTGCTGAGCGGGCCGCGGCGGAAGCCTCCCTGCGTCAGGACGTGGGCGATTTGGCGACTCAGCTCGCGGAAAAGATTGTGGGCGAACAGCTGAAGGATGAAGCCCTGAGCTCGCGTGTCGTGGATCGGTTCCTCGACGAACTCGAAGCTCAGCCGGTGGCTTAA
- a CDS encoding F0F1 ATP synthase subunit delta: MRASSVRTLAAMVMAVDKTLGKATMKTGPAVAEEYFALSELLENNIRLARNLSDPARTAPDKQELAHTILGSKLSEPALAGVLELAAGRWSSELDLQEACRLLANHVLLKTAQDNGQLEDVERDIFAMSQVVAKNRDLRNFLTDNHRASLDQRLETFNSLVGSGVKPLALRLVNAVIAKAAPGRLASDLRALLDSAARMRQRGMATVYTATPLSETQQSRLIQLLSARSGEQVEVNVVIDPNLVGGMKIVQGDTVMDGAVKSRAEQFRRKLAS, from the coding sequence ATGAGAGCCTCGTCGGTAAGGACCTTGGCCGCTATGGTCATGGCCGTCGATAAGACCCTGGGGAAAGCCACGATGAAGACTGGCCCCGCGGTCGCCGAGGAATACTTTGCCCTGTCTGAACTGCTGGAAAACAACATCCGTCTGGCCCGCAACCTGTCTGACCCGGCGCGTACCGCCCCGGACAAGCAAGAACTGGCTCACACCATCTTGGGTTCTAAACTTTCTGAACCGGCCTTGGCGGGAGTGTTGGAACTCGCCGCCGGCCGTTGGTCCAGTGAGCTTGACCTGCAGGAAGCCTGCCGGTTGCTGGCAAACCACGTGTTGCTGAAAACCGCCCAGGATAATGGCCAGCTAGAGGATGTCGAGCGTGACATCTTTGCCATGAGCCAGGTCGTCGCCAAGAACCGCGATTTGCGCAACTTCCTGACTGACAATCATCGCGCCTCCCTGGATCAGCGTCTGGAGACGTTCAACTCTCTGGTCGGTTCGGGGGTCAAGCCCCTGGCGTTGCGCCTGGTGAATGCTGTGATTGCCAAAGCGGCGCCCGGTCGCCTCGCGTCAGACCTGCGGGCTTTGCTGGATTCGGCCGCGCGGATGCGCCAGCGGGGGATGGCGACGGTTTACACCGCCACGCCGCTGAGTGAAACCCAGCAATCCCGGCTCATTCAGTTGCTGTCCGCTCGCAGCGGCGAACAGGTTGAGGTCAACGTAGTCATTGACCCGAACCTGGTGGGCGGCATGAAGATTGTGCAGGGTGACACGGTGATGGATGGCGCGGTCAAGTCCCGCGCCGAGCAGTTCCGGCGCAAGCTGGCAAGCTAA
- the atpA gene encoding F0F1 ATP synthase subunit alpha, with protein sequence MAELSISPQDIKSALDKFVDAYEPSAATAEEIGYVTETADGIAHIEGLPGTMANELLRFQDGTLGLAMNLDEREIGAIVLGDFTGIEEGQEVYRTGDVLSVPVGDGYLGRVVDPLGNPIDGLGEIKDLGERRALELQAPGVMMRRSVFEPLQTGLKAIDSMIPIGRGQRELIIGDRQTGKTAIAIDTILNQRDNWKSGDPNKQVRCIYVAVGQKGSTIASVKGALEDAGAMEFTTIVASPASDAAGFKYLAPYTGSAIGQHWMYQGKHVLIVFDDLSKQAEAYRAVSLLLRRPPGREAYPGDVFYLHSRLLERCAKLSDDLGGGSMTGLPIIETKANDVSAYIPTNVISITDGQIFLQSDLFNANQRPAVDVGISVSRVGGDAQIKAMKKVAGTLKLTLAQYRSMAAFAMLASDLDATTRKQLTRGERLMELLKQPQYTPYPVEEQVCSIWAGTNGYLDDIPTDKVLQFEKDWLDYLRNEGSILNEIKEKGAWPDELVARLETAVKDFRKSYDLVPQANLNAVDGDAEAEQSEEQIVKKR encoded by the coding sequence ATGGCTGAGCTATCAATAAGTCCCCAGGACATTAAGAGCGCCCTGGACAAGTTTGTGGATGCGTACGAACCATCCGCCGCGACCGCGGAGGAAATCGGCTACGTGACCGAAACTGCTGACGGCATTGCCCATATCGAGGGCTTGCCCGGCACTATGGCCAACGAGCTGCTGCGCTTCCAAGACGGTACCCTGGGTCTGGCAATGAACCTGGACGAGCGCGAGATTGGCGCTATCGTCTTGGGTGATTTCACGGGGATTGAGGAAGGTCAAGAGGTCTACCGCACGGGTGACGTGCTCTCCGTGCCGGTGGGTGATGGTTACCTGGGCCGCGTGGTTGACCCGCTGGGCAACCCGATTGACGGCCTGGGCGAAATCAAGGACTTGGGCGAGCGTCGTGCTCTGGAATTGCAGGCTCCCGGCGTGATGATGCGCCGTTCCGTGTTCGAGCCGCTCCAGACCGGGCTGAAAGCCATCGACTCGATGATTCCGATTGGTCGCGGCCAGCGTGAGCTGATTATTGGCGACCGCCAGACCGGCAAGACCGCTATCGCCATCGACACGATTTTGAACCAGCGCGACAACTGGAAGTCCGGCGACCCCAACAAGCAGGTGCGCTGCATCTACGTGGCGGTTGGCCAGAAGGGCTCCACGATTGCCTCCGTGAAGGGCGCGTTGGAAGATGCCGGTGCGATGGAGTTCACCACTATCGTGGCCTCCCCGGCTTCAGACGCCGCCGGGTTCAAGTACCTGGCTCCCTACACCGGTTCGGCCATCGGTCAGCACTGGATGTACCAGGGCAAGCACGTGTTGATCGTGTTTGATGACCTGTCCAAGCAGGCCGAAGCCTACCGCGCGGTGTCGCTGTTGCTGCGCCGTCCGCCGGGGCGTGAAGCCTACCCCGGTGACGTGTTCTACCTGCACTCTCGCTTGCTGGAACGCTGCGCGAAGCTGTCCGACGATTTGGGCGGCGGCTCGATGACCGGCTTGCCGATTATCGAAACGAAGGCAAATGACGTGTCGGCCTACATTCCGACCAACGTGATTTCCATCACGGACGGCCAAATCTTCCTCCAGTCCGACCTGTTCAACGCGAACCAGCGTCCGGCCGTGGACGTGGGCATCTCGGTGTCCCGTGTGGGTGGCGACGCTCAGATTAAGGCCATGAAGAAGGTTGCCGGTACGTTGAAGCTAACCTTGGCTCAGTACCGTTCGATGGCAGCTTTCGCCATGCTGGCTTCCGACCTGGACGCCACGACCCGCAAGCAGCTGACTCGCGGCGAGAGACTGATGGAACTGCTCAAGCAACCCCAGTACACGCCTTATCCCGTTGAGGAACAGGTGTGCTCCATCTGGGCTGGCACCAACGGTTACCTGGACGACATCCCGACCGACAAGGTTCTCCAGTTTGAAAAGGACTGGCTGGATTACCTGCGTAACGAGGGCAGCATCCTGAACGAAATCAAGGAAAAGGGCGCTTGGCCCGATGAACTGGTGGCGCGTTTGGAAACTGCCGTCAAGGATTTCCGCAAGTCTTACGACTTGGTCCCCCAGGCTAACTTGAATGCCGTTGATGGCGATGCCGAGGCGGAGCAGTCTGAGGAACAAATCGTTAAGAAGCGCTAA
- a CDS encoding F0F1 ATP synthase subunit gamma has translation MSGSQRALKQRIRSTETLQKIFRAMEMIAASRVGKARAGAESITTYDSAIAAAVAAVSAHAKLDHPLITERTDTNRVAVLAVTSDRGMAGAYSASILRETERLLERLRDEGKDPVVYVSGRRGLSYFNFRGMEVRRAWTGDSDKPSEERTMEIAKSLLAAFLKSPEEGGVCELYMVYTKFRSMVSQVPQVRKMLPIKVIDPDEPVQIDGMGLDEADDKSVMPLYDFEPSAEEVLETVMPLYVESRIRTALLHAAAAELASRQNAMHAATDNASNLINTLTLDMNKARQADITTEITEIVSGADALQDSKK, from the coding sequence GTGTCAGGTTCGCAAAGGGCTCTCAAGCAGAGAATCAGGTCCACTGAGACTCTGCAAAAGATTTTCCGTGCCATGGAGATGATTGCGGCCTCCCGCGTGGGCAAGGCTCGCGCCGGGGCGGAATCCATCACCACTTATGACTCGGCCATCGCGGCGGCGGTCGCGGCCGTGTCCGCCCACGCCAAACTCGATCATCCGCTGATTACGGAACGCACCGACACGAACCGCGTGGCGGTTTTGGCGGTCACCTCTGACCGCGGCATGGCCGGTGCTTATTCCGCGTCAATTCTGCGGGAAACCGAGCGTCTGCTGGAACGTTTGCGTGACGAAGGCAAAGACCCGGTGGTCTATGTCTCGGGTCGCCGCGGCTTGTCCTACTTCAACTTCCGCGGTATGGAAGTGCGTCGGGCATGGACCGGGGATTCGGATAAGCCCAGCGAGGAACGCACCATGGAAATCGCCAAGAGTCTCTTGGCCGCGTTCCTCAAGTCGCCGGAAGAGGGCGGGGTGTGCGAGCTGTACATGGTTTACACCAAGTTCCGTTCGATGGTGTCCCAAGTGCCCCAGGTGCGCAAGATGTTGCCGATTAAGGTCATCGACCCCGACGAACCGGTCCAGATTGACGGGATGGGTTTGGACGAAGCGGACGACAAGTCCGTCATGCCGCTGTATGACTTTGAACCCAGCGCTGAGGAAGTGCTCGAGACTGTCATGCCGCTGTATGTCGAGTCGCGGATTCGCACCGCCCTGCTGCACGCCGCCGCCGCCGAGCTGGCCAGCCGTCAAAACGCCATGCACGCCGCGACCGATAACGCGTCCAACTTGATTAACACCTTGACTTTGGACATGAACAAGGCTCGTCAGGCCGACATCACCACCGAGATTACGGAAATCGTGTCCGGCGCTGACGCGCTCCAAGATTCTAAGAAATAA
- the atpD gene encoding F0F1 ATP synthase subunit beta: MSEKTPGTGRISRVIGPVVDVEFPPDQLPEMYNALTVEYTGMGSTEAGQTQTMTMEVAQHLGDNIVRSIALKPTDGLVRGAKVVDTGSPISVPVGDITKGHVFNVIGDCLNLKEGETLDVKERWSIHRTPPAFDKLESKTQMFETGIKVIDLLTPYVQGGKIGLFGGAGVGKTVLIQEMIQRVAQDHGGVSVFAGVGERTREGNDLIHEMADAGVLDKTAMVFGQMDEPPGTRLRVALSGLTMAEYFRDVQNQDVLLFIDNIFRFTQAGSEVSTLLGRMPSAVGYQPNLADEMGQLQERITSAGGHSITSLQAIYVPADDYTDPAPATTFAHLDATTNLSRDIASRGLYPAVDPLASTSRILDPRYVGKEHYEVATQVKQILQKNKELQDIIAILGVDELSEEDKVTVARARRIEQFLSQNTYMAEKFTGVPGSTVPMSETIEAFKRICEGKYDHIPEQAFFNIGGIEDLEAAWAKLQKEM; encoded by the coding sequence ATGAGTGAGAAAACCCCAGGAACCGGTCGTATCTCCCGGGTTATTGGCCCGGTCGTGGACGTGGAGTTCCCCCCGGATCAACTGCCTGAGATGTACAACGCTTTGACCGTGGAATACACGGGCATGGGCAGCACCGAAGCCGGCCAGACCCAGACCATGACGATGGAGGTGGCTCAGCACTTGGGCGACAACATTGTCCGGTCCATCGCCCTGAAGCCTACTGACGGTTTGGTGCGCGGAGCCAAGGTGGTCGATACCGGCTCCCCGATTTCGGTACCGGTGGGCGACATCACCAAGGGTCACGTCTTTAACGTGATTGGCGACTGCCTGAACTTGAAAGAAGGCGAAACTCTGGACGTCAAGGAGCGTTGGTCCATCCACCGCACCCCTCCGGCTTTCGACAAGCTGGAATCCAAGACCCAGATGTTCGAGACCGGCATTAAGGTCATCGACTTGCTGACCCCCTACGTGCAGGGCGGCAAGATTGGCCTGTTCGGCGGTGCCGGTGTGGGCAAGACCGTGTTGATCCAAGAGATGATTCAACGTGTGGCCCAGGACCACGGCGGCGTGTCCGTGTTCGCCGGGGTGGGCGAACGTACTCGTGAGGGCAACGACCTGATTCACGAAATGGCTGACGCGGGCGTGTTGGACAAGACCGCGATGGTCTTCGGCCAGATGGACGAGCCGCCGGGGACGCGTCTGCGCGTGGCTCTGTCCGGTTTGACGATGGCGGAATACTTCCGTGACGTGCAAAACCAGGACGTGCTGCTGTTCATCGACAACATCTTCCGTTTCACCCAGGCCGGTTCGGAGGTGTCCACCCTGCTGGGCCGGATGCCTTCTGCCGTGGGCTACCAGCCGAACCTGGCTGACGAAATGGGCCAGCTCCAGGAGCGCATTACTTCCGCGGGTGGTCACTCGATTACCTCCCTGCAGGCCATCTACGTGCCGGCGGATGACTACACCGACCCGGCTCCGGCCACGACCTTCGCGCACCTGGACGCGACCACGAACCTGTCTCGTGACATCGCGTCCCGCGGCCTGTACCCGGCGGTGGACCCGCTGGCCTCCACCTCGCGCATCCTCGACCCGCGCTATGTCGGCAAGGAACACTACGAGGTCGCAACCCAGGTCAAACAGATTCTGCAAAAGAACAAGGAACTGCAAGACATCATCGCCATCCTCGGTGTGGACGAACTGTCCGAAGAGGACAAGGTCACGGTGGCGCGCGCGCGTCGTATCGAACAGTTCCTGTCCCAAAACACCTACATGGCGGAAAAGTTCACCGGCGTACCCGGCTCGACCGTGCCGATGAGCGAAACCATCGAGGCATTCAAGCGGATTTGCGAAGGCAAGTACGACCACATTCCCGAACAGGCGTTCTTTAATATTGGCGGTATCGAGGACCTCGAAGCGGCCTGGGCGAAACTGCAAAAGGAAATGTGA
- a CDS encoding F0F1 ATP synthase subunit epsilon has protein sequence MADTLKVAVVDRTRTLYQGEASQVIMPAADGDLGVLPGHQPLFVVLRAGQVRVDAPGSTGKADSHNFPVEAGFASVDNNTVTVVLDRSLAASSANQASASAN, from the coding sequence ATGGCAGACACGCTGAAAGTTGCGGTGGTAGACCGCACGCGCACCCTGTATCAGGGAGAAGCGTCCCAGGTCATCATGCCCGCCGCAGACGGTGACCTGGGGGTCTTGCCGGGCCACCAGCCGCTGTTTGTCGTGCTGCGGGCCGGCCAGGTGCGCGTCGACGCGCCGGGCTCGACCGGAAAAGCGGATTCGCATAACTTCCCGGTCGAAGCCGGTTTCGCCTCGGTGGATAATAACACCGTGACCGTAGTGCTGGATCGCAGCTTGGCTGCCAGCTCTGCGAATCAGGCTTCCGCATCGGCAAACTAA
- a CDS encoding DUF2550 domain-containing protein, translating into MGTATSVMFTSLLLVLFLVCALAIYFLARLRFKAQNDGSFNVAWRANTTDPWRAGVCHYSEDFLKWYRVISLRWGSNRRWERADFEILESAVDTEPGSDYTLAILHCRAPRQGFSEPDDFWLAMDEHDYSGLISWKESSPPRTQMVY; encoded by the coding sequence ATGGGTACCGCAACCAGTGTGATGTTTACCAGTCTGCTCCTGGTGCTGTTCCTCGTTTGCGCGCTGGCGATTTACTTCCTGGCGCGCTTGCGGTTTAAGGCCCAAAATGATGGTTCTTTCAACGTCGCGTGGCGGGCTAATACTACCGATCCGTGGCGAGCCGGGGTGTGCCATTATTCCGAGGATTTTCTGAAGTGGTATCGGGTCATTTCCCTGCGGTGGGGCTCGAATCGCCGTTGGGAACGGGCGGATTTTGAGATTTTGGAATCGGCGGTAGACACCGAGCCGGGGTCGGACTATACCCTGGCTATTTTGCATTGCCGCGCACCGCGTCAGGGTTTTTCTGAGCCGGACGATTTTTGGTTGGCGATGGATGAACACGATTATTCCGGCTTGATCAGCTGGAAAGAATCCTCCCCGCCGCGTACCCAGATGGTTTACTGA
- the nucS gene encoding endonuclease NucS yields the protein MRLVIADCEVNYSGRLDAHLAAAKRLLMVKADGSVLIHSDGGSYKPLNWMSPPCQLHIELEDSNAPQGPQTWRVQAKSGDALLINITAVYEDVVCDLGVDPGLEKDGVEAHLQKLLAEQVALRLGEGWTLVRREWPTPIGPVDLLVRDARGRPVAVEVKRRGEIDGVEQLTRYLDLLGRQADLEGITGIFAAQEIKPQARTLATDRGIRCVVLDYDEMRGLDFDAENRLF from the coding sequence ATGCGCCTGGTCATAGCGGATTGTGAAGTCAATTATTCAGGACGTTTGGACGCGCATTTGGCCGCGGCGAAACGCCTGTTGATGGTGAAAGCCGATGGTTCAGTGCTGATTCACAGCGATGGCGGTTCCTACAAGCCCCTGAACTGGATGAGCCCGCCCTGCCAACTGCACATTGAGCTGGAAGATTCCAACGCCCCGCAAGGCCCGCAAACGTGGCGGGTACAGGCCAAATCCGGGGACGCCCTGCTGATTAACATCACCGCGGTCTATGAAGATGTCGTGTGTGATTTGGGGGTCGACCCGGGACTGGAAAAGGACGGGGTGGAGGCGCATCTGCAAAAGCTGCTGGCGGAACAGGTCGCACTGCGGCTGGGGGAGGGCTGGACTTTGGTGCGCCGGGAATGGCCCACTCCCATTGGTCCGGTTGACCTGCTGGTTCGTGATGCACGAGGGCGTCCGGTGGCGGTGGAGGTGAAGCGTCGCGGCGAAATTGACGGGGTCGAGCAGTTGACCCGCTACCTGGATTTACTGGGCCGGCAAGCCGACCTGGAGGGCATCACCGGGATTTTTGCTGCCCAAGAGATTAAACCCCAGGCCCGCACGTTGGCCACAGACCGCGGGATTCGCTGCGTCGTGCTGGATTACGATGAAATGCGCGGCTTGGATTTCGATGCCGAAAATCGGCTGTTCTAA
- a CDS encoding ATP/GTP-binding protein: MPSQRKSKRRGQPYRPLDMQRLASVPRVVTRGGQEYHVQRLSGSAGQKSYVCPGCGHAVEANTPHIVAWPLNAPFGVDTGVGARRHWHSYCWESGTTGGY, encoded by the coding sequence GTGCCCAGTCAGCGAAAGTCCAAACGGCGCGGTCAACCCTATCGCCCCTTGGATATGCAGCGCCTCGCCAGTGTCCCGCGGGTCGTGACGCGCGGCGGGCAGGAATATCACGTCCAGCGTCTGTCCGGCAGTGCCGGCCAGAAATCTTACGTCTGTCCCGGTTGTGGGCACGCTGTTGAAGCGAATACCCCGCATATCGTGGCTTGGCCGCTGAACGCGCCTTTTGGAGTGGACACCGGGGTGGGGGCGCGCCGCCACTGGCACAGCTATTGCTGGGAATCCGGCACTACCGGGGGCTACTAG
- a CDS encoding amidohydrolase family protein, translating to MSEPFAVRGRIVTPSSIIVDGAVIIDGDSIVWMGEAPQAQAAGYGAEVVAAPSPTDGRYILPGLVDTHCHGGGGSSFPTATTVEAMMTAVWEHRVHGTTTLVGSLSTASPEDLRRQGQMMADLCDAGELDGIHFEGPFLASGRLGVTGMLPGDSPADSLPTEGLSAKEREERARAVLGSQDFAQVQPPNPALTRELMITTRGHTVSMTLAPEGKRAIGSGSVAEVLIENGAVPAFGHTVASAEFMRGAATWTREKLGLTPSEKLRCPRYVVTHFFNGMQPFHHRHPGPMLELLADAAGGGCILELIADGEHVDLSAVRNVFELVGRDSVVFVSNATAATGMPLGEPNSDPEDPNLHLVDIVRCAWKGAGIPLTDAVYCASVQGARILGQTNIGEIATGKRADLLVTDENLYPLSVYRYGTLVASVPKNYSD from the coding sequence ATGAGTGAACCTTTTGCAGTACGCGGGCGCATCGTCACGCCGTCTTCCATAATCGTTGATGGAGCTGTCATTATTGACGGGGACTCCATAGTGTGGATGGGAGAAGCGCCCCAAGCGCAGGCGGCAGGTTACGGTGCCGAGGTCGTGGCCGCACCTTCCCCGACCGACGGGCGCTACATTTTGCCGGGTCTGGTCGACACGCACTGCCACGGAGGCGGGGGCAGCTCTTTCCCCACCGCCACCACAGTGGAAGCCATGATGACCGCGGTGTGGGAGCACCGGGTACACGGCACCACCACCCTGGTCGGTTCACTCTCGACAGCTTCCCCGGAGGACCTGCGCCGACAGGGTCAGATGATGGCCGATTTGTGTGACGCAGGCGAACTGGACGGGATTCACTTTGAAGGGCCGTTCCTGGCGTCGGGACGCTTGGGGGTAACCGGGATGCTCCCCGGAGACTCCCCCGCTGATTCCCTCCCGACCGAAGGGCTCAGCGCCAAGGAACGCGAGGAACGGGCTCGTGCCGTCCTGGGGTCCCAAGATTTTGCACAAGTCCAGCCGCCAAACCCGGCCCTGACCCGCGAACTCATGATTACCACCCGCGGACACACAGTGTCGATGACGCTGGCTCCGGAAGGCAAACGCGCTATCGGTTCCGGTTCCGTGGCGGAAGTTTTGATTGAAAACGGGGCGGTTCCCGCCTTTGGACACACGGTCGCCTCGGCCGAGTTTATGCGCGGAGCCGCGACCTGGACGCGGGAAAAGCTGGGGCTGACCCCCTCGGAAAAGCTGCGTTGCCCCCGCTACGTGGTGACCCACTTCTTTAACGGGATGCAGCCCTTCCACCATCGCCATCCCGGCCCGATGCTGGAGCTGCTGGCGGACGCGGCCGGAGGCGGCTGCATTCTGGAGCTGATTGCGGACGGGGAGCACGTGGACCTCAGTGCCGTGCGCAACGTGTTTGAGCTGGTCGGACGCGATTCAGTAGTGTTTGTCAGTAACGCGACCGCCGCCACGGGTATGCCCTTGGGCGAACCGAACTCCGACCCGGAAGATCCAAACTTGCACCTGGTAGACATCGTGCGCTGCGCCTGGAAAGGCGCGGGAATCCCGCTGACTGACGCGGTGTACTGCGCCTCGGTCCAGGGCGCCCGCATTTTGGGTCAGACCAACATCGGCGAAATTGCAACGGGCAAACGCGCGGATTTGCTGGTCACAGATGAGAATCTCTATCCGCTTTCGGTGTATCGCTACGGCACCCTGGTGGCATCCGTACCAAAGAATTATTCGGATTAG
- a CDS encoding alpha/beta hydrolase: MLNMIARDIIPGPIGPTMVLLHAFPMDHRMWLPTADRLGGVPLLMVDAPGFGQTPPMMDTPSLDAFADELVANLGKFGIERIIPVGNSLGGYVALTILERHPDVVAGLGLIGTRADADTVSEKADRFENLITMLAGDRASLLTPQIESQFTASTRRARPEVVSEAVQWSEEASNEGISWAQRAMAARPDQMALLANFGKPVLVMRGEEDPVISPERAAAMAQAAHTEVVEVHETSHLVPIENPGAVSRRLMALYPQCM; this comes from the coding sequence ATGCTGAACATGATTGCCCGCGACATTATCCCCGGACCGATTGGTCCTACGATGGTGCTGCTTCACGCTTTCCCGATGGATCACCGGATGTGGCTGCCGACCGCGGACCGCTTGGGTGGGGTGCCGCTACTGATGGTGGATGCGCCCGGATTCGGCCAGACTCCGCCAATGATGGACACCCCTTCGCTGGACGCGTTTGCGGATGAACTCGTGGCAAACCTGGGCAAGTTCGGCATCGAACGCATTATTCCGGTCGGTAACTCGCTGGGCGGCTACGTGGCGCTCACCATTTTGGAACGTCACCCGGATGTCGTGGCCGGTCTGGGCCTGATTGGGACCCGGGCGGACGCGGATACGGTCAGCGAAAAAGCCGACCGGTTCGAAAACCTCATCACCATGCTGGCCGGAGACCGCGCGAGCCTGCTGACTCCCCAGATTGAATCCCAGTTCACCGCCTCGACTCGCCGGGCGCGTCCGGAAGTCGTGTCCGAGGCCGTGCAATGGTCCGAGGAAGCCTCCAACGAAGGAATTTCCTGGGCGCAACGGGCAATGGCGGCGCGCCCGGACCAGATGGCGCTGCTGGCAAATTTTGGCAAACCCGTCCTGGTCATGCGTGGCGAGGAGGACCCGGTCATTTCCCCCGAGCGTGCCGCCGCGATGGCACAGGCCGCCCATACCGAGGTCGTGGAGGTCCACGAAACTTCGCACCTGGTGCCGATTGAAAATCCCGGGGCTGTCTCACGCCGCCTGATGGCGCTGTACCCCCAGTGCATGTAG